One genomic segment of Chelonia mydas isolate rCheMyd1 chromosome 1, rCheMyd1.pri.v2, whole genome shotgun sequence includes these proteins:
- the WASHC1 gene encoding WASH complex subunit 1 isoform X2: MQLQAIGERVSLAQAKIEKIKGSKKAIKVFSSAKYPAPERLQEYSSIFAGAEDPATQKRPRHKIQSKHRPLDEKSMQEKLKYFPVCVSTKVHQEDDAEEGLGSLPRNISSLSSLLLFNTTENLYKKYVFLDPLAGAVTKTHVTLGTETEEKLFDAPLSITKRGQLDRQVAENYFYVPDLGQVPEIDVPSYLPDLPGIAADLMYSADLGPGIAPSAPSSAIPELPTFNTESVENFRPGLQDGVLVPPPPPPPPPPPMMPTSAPPPPPLPQPASLSKQPASEESSSAMSAAPVQGAPKEVVNPSTGRATLLESIRQAGGIGKANLRSVKERKLEKKKQKEQEQVITTAQGGDLMSDLFNKLLLRRKGISGKGPAAAGSADAPSAPGGAFARMSDTIPPLPPPQQPLGDEEEDDWES, encoded by the exons ATGCAGCTGCAGGCAATTGGAGAGAGAGTCTCACTGGCTCAGGCTAAGATTGAGAAGATAAAGGGCAGCAAGAAGGCGATTAAG GTGTTTTCCAGTGCCAAATACCCTGCCCCAGAGCGGCTGCAGGAGTACAGCTCCATTTTCGCTGGTGCAGAGGATCCAGCCACACAGAAACGGCCGAGGCACAAGATTCAGAGCAAACACAGACCGCTGGATGAGAAATCCATGCAG GAGAAGCTCAAGTACTTCCCAGTGTGTGTGAGTACAAAAGTTCACCAGGAGGATGATGCGGAAGAAGGTCTTGGCAGCCTCCCCAGGAACATCAGCTCCCTtagctccctgctgctgttcaACACCACCGAGAACCT GTACAAGAAGTATGTCTTCCTGGATCCTCTGGCAGGAGCGGTGACCAAGACCCATGTGACTCTGGGAACAGAGACTGAGGAGAAGCTCTTTGATGCACCCCTCTCTATCACCAAAAGGGGGCAGCTGGATCGGCAG GTAGCTGAAAATTACTTCTACGTACCAGATCTGGGCCAGGTGCCTGAGATAGATGTGCCGTCCTACCTGCCAGACCTGCCGGGCATCGCTGCTGATCTCATGTACAGCGCAGACCTGGGGCCTGGCATTGCACCCTCGGCACCCAGCAGCGCTATCCCAGAGCTACCCACCTTCAACACTGAGTCCGTGGAGAACTTCAGGCCAG GTCTTCAGGATGGTGTGCtagtgcccccgcccccacctccccctcctccaccccctatGATGCCAACcagtgctcccccaccccctcctctgccccagcctgcctCCCTTTCCAAACAGCCAGCAAGCGAGGAGAGCAGCAGTGCAATGTCTGCAG CTCCAGTCCAGGGGGCTCCAAAGGAAGTTGTGAACCCTTCAACTGGCCGGGCCACTCTCCTGGAGTCCATCCGCCAGGCTGGCGGCATTGGGAAGGCCAACCTCCGAAGCGTTAAGGAGAGAAAGCTGGagaagaagaagcagaaggagCAAGAACAAG TGATAACCACAGCACAGGGTGGAGACTTGATGTCCGACCTCTTCAACAAACTGCTCCTGAGGCGTAAAG GCATTTCAGGCAAGGggcctgcagctgcaggaagtgCTGATGCTCCCAGTGCACCTGGTGGTGCCTTTGCCCGCATGTCGGACAcaatcccacccctgccacccccacaacAACCCCTGGGGGACGAGGAGGAAGATGACTGGGAATCGTAA